In a single window of the Pontibacter russatus genome:
- a CDS encoding YdeI/OmpD-associated family protein: MPELKKKLQLRAATELLLLHAPEEMATALTEEGVAVVRAGEAPATGAYEAVLLFVQRRQQLEQEVPQATALLKLGGLLWIAYPKKSSGIETDLTRDEGWRTMAELGYEPVRQVALNAIWSALRFRHRSERKTASTFGVDTPGIDRKTKTVVVPDDLQQALEEAGLSERFSQLAFTHRKEHVVAVLEAKRPETRASRIRKIVQQLSLRQQA; encoded by the coding sequence ATGCCTGAACTAAAGAAGAAATTGCAGCTAAGGGCTGCCACCGAACTACTGCTCCTGCATGCGCCGGAGGAGATGGCAACAGCCCTAACAGAGGAAGGCGTGGCGGTGGTGCGTGCCGGTGAAGCGCCTGCCACGGGTGCTTACGAGGCGGTGCTGCTGTTTGTGCAGCGCAGGCAGCAACTGGAGCAGGAGGTGCCACAGGCCACGGCCCTGCTAAAACTAGGCGGATTGCTGTGGATCGCCTACCCTAAAAAATCATCCGGAATAGAAACAGACCTCACCCGCGACGAGGGCTGGCGCACAATGGCGGAGCTGGGGTATGAGCCAGTGCGGCAGGTGGCGTTAAATGCTATATGGTCGGCGCTGCGCTTCCGGCACCGCTCCGAGCGAAAAACGGCCTCCACCTTCGGGGTTGACACCCCGGGCATCGACCGGAAAACCAAAACCGTCGTTGTGCCCGACGATTTGCAGCAGGCGCTGGAGGAGGCGGGGCTTTCGGAGCGGTTCAGCCAACTGGCGTTTACGCACCGGAAGGAGCACGTGGTGGCGGTGCTGGAAGCGAAGCGGCCGGAGACCAGGGCCAGCCGCATCCGCAAAATAGTGCAGCAACTTAGCCTGAGGCAGCAGGCATAA
- a CDS encoding MFS transporter, with product MAAEPTPAKGNILLNTSVIVAALGYFVDIYDLVLFSIVRIPSLRDLGVTDQAALLEEGVMLLNMQMLGMLIGGVAWGILGDKRGRLSVLFGSIFLYSVANIMNGFVTTIPMYALLRFVAGLGLAGELGAGITLVSEVLPKEKRGYGTMIVATIGITGAILAGFVGELFGWRSAYFIGGGLGFLLLFLRIGVYESGMFEHVKSAAHVTRGNFLSLFSNGKRFWKYLKCILIGVPIWYVVGVLITFSPEFGVAMGMAETVSAAKAVSFCYLGLVLGDFLSGYLSQRLKSRRNIVLAFLLLTGVFVLLYLLSSGLSLDAFYLLCVALGVASGYWAVFVTIAAEQFGTNIRATVTTTVPNFVRGAVVPLTLAFEALRGSLGLVPTAMALGAVCLAVAVAAILSLEETYSKDLNFLEPV from the coding sequence ATGGCTGCCGAACCGACACCTGCCAAAGGGAACATCCTCCTCAACACCTCCGTCATTGTGGCGGCGCTGGGCTACTTTGTGGATATATATGATCTGGTGCTCTTCAGCATTGTGCGCATCCCCAGCCTGCGCGATCTGGGCGTTACAGACCAGGCGGCGCTGCTGGAGGAGGGCGTGATGCTGCTGAACATGCAGATGCTCGGGATGCTGATCGGCGGCGTGGCCTGGGGCATCCTGGGCGATAAGCGGGGGCGGCTGTCGGTGCTGTTCGGATCTATTTTCCTGTACTCCGTCGCCAACATCATGAACGGGTTTGTCACCACCATCCCAATGTATGCGCTCCTGCGGTTTGTGGCGGGCCTGGGCCTGGCCGGAGAGTTGGGCGCCGGCATTACACTGGTGAGCGAGGTGCTGCCGAAGGAGAAGCGCGGCTACGGCACCATGATTGTGGCCACCATCGGCATAACCGGCGCAATTCTGGCGGGTTTCGTGGGCGAGTTGTTTGGCTGGCGCTCCGCTTATTTTATTGGTGGGGGCTTAGGCTTCCTGCTGCTGTTCCTGCGCATCGGGGTATATGAGTCGGGCATGTTCGAGCATGTAAAGAGCGCCGCGCATGTTACACGTGGAAATTTCCTGAGCCTGTTCTCCAACGGCAAGCGCTTCTGGAAGTACCTGAAATGCATCCTGATAGGCGTGCCCATCTGGTATGTGGTGGGCGTCCTCATCACCTTCTCGCCAGAGTTTGGTGTGGCGATGGGCATGGCGGAAACCGTGTCGGCGGCCAAGGCCGTCTCGTTCTGCTACCTCGGCCTGGTACTCGGTGACTTTCTGAGCGGCTACCTGAGCCAGCGCCTGAAGAGCAGGCGCAACATTGTGCTCGCCTTTCTGCTGCTGACGGGTGTGTTCGTGCTGCTTTACCTGCTCAGCAGCGGCCTGTCTTTAGACGCCTTTTACCTGTTGTGCGTGGCTTTGGGCGTGGCCAGCGGCTATTGGGCCGTGTTTGTGACGATTGCGGCCGAGCAGTTCGGCACCAACATCCGGGCGACCGTCACCACCACGGTGCCCAACTTTGTGCGGGGGGCGGTGGTGCCGCTCACGCTGGCCTTCGAGGCGCTGCGGGGGAGCCTGGGGCTGGTGCCCACGGCCATGGCGCTGGGGGCAGTCTGCCTGGCCGTTGCCGTGGCCGCTATCCTGTCGCTGGAAGAAACCTACTCCAAAGACCTGAACTTCCTGGAGCCGGTATAG
- a CDS encoding DUF4286 family protein — protein MILYNETVSVDNSVAPEWLQWMKEEHIPAVMGTGFFLSNQIARLLNELDNGGTTYAVQYYCRSMVDLEEYQRDHAPELQRRHQQRFEGKFVIFSSMLEVVAADVERTNQS, from the coding sequence ATGATCTTGTACAACGAAACTGTAAGCGTCGACAACAGTGTGGCCCCGGAATGGCTGCAGTGGATGAAGGAGGAGCATATACCCGCCGTGATGGGGACAGGCTTTTTCCTGAGCAACCAGATTGCCCGCCTCCTGAATGAATTAGACAACGGGGGCACCACCTACGCCGTGCAGTACTATTGCCGCAGCATGGTGGACTTGGAGGAGTACCAGCGCGACCACGCCCCGGAGTTGCAGCGCAGGCATCAGCAGCGCTTCGAAGGCAAGTTTGTCATCTTCAGCTCGATGCTGGAGGTGGTGGCGGCAGATGTGGAGCGCACCAACCAGTCATAG
- a CDS encoding GNAT family N-acetyltransferase has protein sequence MEVAIRRGNRDDLPQVHALIRELAEFERAPQEVTNTLEDMELDGFGENPIYKFFVAESAEGIVGIALYYIGYSTWKGKMLFLEDLIVTEKLRRAGIGRKLFKAVAQEAKEIRAKRFRWQVLEWNEPAIAFYKKIGASLDGEWFNCNMTEEQIQQYVG, from the coding sequence ATGGAGGTAGCAATAAGAAGAGGAAACCGGGATGACCTGCCGCAGGTGCATGCCCTGATCCGGGAACTGGCCGAGTTTGAGCGCGCGCCGCAGGAGGTAACCAACACGCTGGAGGACATGGAACTGGACGGCTTCGGCGAAAACCCCATCTACAAGTTCTTCGTGGCCGAGTCGGCGGAGGGCATTGTGGGCATTGCGCTGTATTACATCGGCTACTCTACCTGGAAAGGGAAAATGCTTTTTCTGGAGGATTTGATCGTGACGGAGAAACTGCGCCGTGCGGGCATTGGGCGCAAGTTGTTCAAGGCGGTGGCGCAGGAGGCGAAAGAAATCCGGGCGAAGCGCTTCCGGTGGCAGGTGCTGGAGTGGAACGAGCCGGCCATTGCCTTCTACAAAAAGATCGGGGCCAGTCTGGACGGTGAGTGGTTCAACTGCAACATGACCGAAGAGCAGATTCAGCAATACGTCGGTTAA
- a CDS encoding acyl-[acyl-carrier-protein] thioesterase → MKAVGGSSQFTVRASEIDYRGQATLPALVSYMHEAAWDNTVALGISLYDLLQHDMTWVLQRMRVEMFRYPGHSEKVTVETWASGRERIFLHRDFRIYSAERELLGQATSVWLVMDMVKRQLVSLPGFITDLEVVPTQEPLPFAKGKLPPLQEAIYEQQIPVRWHDIDLNRHVTNTRYLQWALDTLPLEVLEQKQLREVDIIFRAEALLGDTVVSAVAPGDEQDAYLHQLSSQETGKELVQAMTKWRS, encoded by the coding sequence ATGAAAGCAGTTGGAGGCAGCAGCCAGTTTACCGTGCGCGCAAGCGAGATAGACTACCGAGGGCAGGCCACGCTGCCCGCCCTGGTCAGCTATATGCACGAAGCCGCCTGGGACAATACCGTGGCGCTCGGCATCTCGCTATATGACCTGCTACAGCACGACATGACCTGGGTGCTGCAGCGGATGCGCGTGGAGATGTTCCGCTACCCCGGGCACAGCGAAAAGGTAACCGTGGAGACGTGGGCCTCGGGGAGGGAGCGCATCTTCCTGCACCGCGACTTCCGGATATACAGCGCCGAACGCGAGCTGCTGGGCCAGGCGACGAGCGTCTGGCTGGTGATGGACATGGTGAAGCGCCAGTTGGTGTCGTTGCCGGGGTTTATCACGGACCTGGAGGTGGTGCCCACACAGGAGCCGCTGCCCTTTGCCAAAGGCAAGCTGCCGCCACTGCAGGAGGCTATATATGAGCAGCAAATACCGGTGCGCTGGCACGACATCGACCTGAACCGCCACGTCACCAACACCCGTTACCTGCAGTGGGCCCTCGACACGCTGCCGCTGGAGGTGCTGGAGCAGAAACAGCTGCGCGAGGTGGATATCATCTTCCGCGCCGAGGCCTTGCTGGGCGACACGGTGGTTTCTGCGGTGGCACCCGGCGATGAGCAGGATGCGTATCTGCATCAACTCAGCAGCCAGGAAACCGGCAAAGAACTGGTGCAGGCGATGACAAAGTGGAGAAGTTAG
- a CDS encoding prolyl oligopeptidase family serine peptidase gives MKKTTVLLLAGGLTAVSACKPAQNETTATGMTTENTETAAATTAEAALDLDYPNTKKVDQIDNYFGTQVADPYRWLETHNEEVEEWIEAQNEVTQEYLSSIDFRDEIKARLTEIWDYPKYGAPFKENGKYYFSKNDGLQNQSVIYVQETLDAEPRVFFDPNKLSADGTVALTAFDFSQDGRYVAYGTSSGGSDWNTYHIMEAATGKKLDDQLEWVKFSGPSWYKDGFFYSRYDVPTEGNKLANKNEFHKVYYHKVGTPQSQDQLIYEDKQHPLRNFYGQTTDDERFLVLNVSEGASGANALYYKDLQDPKSTIKPIVDNFESEYNVVDNIGDKLLVMTNKNAPRYRLVLIDPKKPQEANWKTVVPENENVITGVSMVGGRIIVTYMKDATSQVVVFDNTGKKMNSVELPGLGTVSGFNGEKEDTEVFFTFTSFTHPPTIYRYDVPNNKVTLFRKTEVNVDTDAYETKQVFYTSKDGTKVPMFIVHKKGLELNGQNPTYLYAYGGFNISLTPSFSIANMLWLENGGVYAMPNLRGGGEYGEEWHNAGMTPNKQNVFDDFIAAAEYLIDQKYTSSEKLAVAGGSNGGLLVGAFMTQRPELAKVAIPAVGVMDMLRFHKFTIGWAWVPEYGSSDNEEQFRNLYAFSPLHNIKEGVAYPATLVKTADHDDRVVPAHSFKFISELQAKGAPVNPYLIRIDVRAGHGAGKPTSLVIQEYADTYAFIYQNMGVNPYPAQ, from the coding sequence ATGAAGAAGACAACTGTACTGCTGCTGGCTGGCGGCCTCACGGCTGTGTCGGCTTGCAAACCGGCCCAAAACGAAACAACTGCTACTGGCATGACAACGGAAAACACCGAAACGGCTGCCGCCACTACGGCTGAGGCAGCGCTGGATTTAGATTACCCCAACACCAAAAAAGTGGACCAGATAGACAATTACTTCGGCACCCAGGTAGCCGACCCGTACCGCTGGCTGGAGACGCACAACGAGGAAGTGGAGGAGTGGATTGAGGCGCAGAACGAGGTGACGCAGGAGTACCTCAGCAGCATCGACTTCCGCGACGAGATAAAGGCGCGCCTGACCGAGATATGGGATTACCCGAAATATGGCGCACCGTTCAAGGAAAACGGCAAGTACTACTTCTCGAAGAACGACGGTCTGCAGAACCAGAGCGTTATCTACGTGCAGGAGACGCTGGACGCGGAGCCGAGAGTGTTCTTCGACCCCAACAAGCTGTCGGCGGACGGCACGGTGGCGCTCACCGCCTTTGATTTCTCGCAGGATGGCCGCTATGTGGCCTACGGCACCTCCAGCGGCGGCTCCGACTGGAACACCTACCACATAATGGAGGCGGCCACCGGCAAAAAGCTGGACGACCAGCTGGAGTGGGTGAAGTTCTCCGGCCCCAGCTGGTACAAAGACGGCTTCTTCTACAGCCGCTACGATGTCCCCACCGAAGGCAACAAGCTGGCCAACAAGAACGAGTTCCACAAGGTGTATTACCACAAAGTGGGCACGCCGCAAAGCCAGGACCAACTCATATATGAAGACAAGCAGCACCCGCTCCGCAACTTCTACGGCCAGACCACCGACGACGAGCGCTTCCTGGTGCTGAACGTGTCGGAGGGAGCCAGCGGGGCCAACGCGCTTTACTACAAAGACCTGCAGGATCCGAAAAGCACCATCAAACCCATTGTTGATAACTTTGAGAGTGAGTACAACGTGGTGGACAACATCGGCGACAAGCTGCTGGTGATGACGAACAAGAACGCGCCGCGCTACCGCCTCGTGCTCATCGACCCAAAAAAGCCGCAGGAAGCGAACTGGAAGACGGTGGTGCCTGAGAATGAAAATGTCATCACGGGCGTGTCGATGGTCGGGGGCCGCATCATTGTCACTTATATGAAAGACGCCACCAGCCAGGTGGTGGTATTCGATAACACCGGCAAAAAGATGAACTCCGTGGAACTGCCGGGCCTCGGCACGGTGAGCGGCTTCAACGGCGAGAAAGAAGACACCGAAGTGTTCTTCACCTTCACCTCCTTCACGCACCCGCCCACCATTTACCGCTACGACGTGCCGAACAACAAGGTGACGCTCTTCCGCAAAACCGAGGTGAACGTGGACACAGACGCCTATGAAACGAAGCAGGTGTTCTATACCTCCAAAGACGGTACCAAGGTGCCGATGTTCATCGTCCACAAAAAAGGGCTGGAACTGAACGGCCAGAACCCGACGTACCTATATGCCTATGGCGGCTTTAACATTTCGCTGACGCCGAGCTTCAGTATCGCCAACATGCTGTGGCTGGAGAACGGCGGCGTATATGCCATGCCGAACCTGCGCGGCGGCGGCGAGTACGGCGAGGAGTGGCACAACGCAGGCATGACGCCGAACAAGCAGAACGTGTTCGACGACTTTATCGCGGCCGCTGAGTACCTGATTGATCAGAAATACACTTCCTCAGAGAAACTGGCGGTGGCCGGTGGCTCTAACGGCGGCTTGCTGGTGGGCGCCTTTATGACGCAGCGCCCGGAACTGGCGAAAGTAGCGATCCCGGCTGTAGGGGTCATGGACATGCTGCGCTTCCACAAGTTCACGATTGGCTGGGCGTGGGTGCCGGAGTACGGCTCTTCGGACAATGAGGAGCAGTTCAGAAATTTATATGCTTTCTCACCGCTGCACAACATCAAGGAAGGCGTGGCATACCCGGCCACGCTGGTGAAAACCGCCGACCATGACGACCGCGTAGTGCCGGCACACTCGTTCAAATTCATCTCCGAATTGCAGGCGAAAGGCGCGCCCGTCAACCCTTACCTGATACGAATAGACGTGCGCGCAGGGCACGGTGCCGGCAAGCCCACCTCGCTCGTGATACAGGAGTACGCTGACACCTACGCCTTTATATATCAGAACATGGGCGTCAATCCCTATCCGGCGCAGTAA
- a CDS encoding 2OG-Fe(II) oxygenase: MMEELEDERLLQKFEQIADRLSDKGYAIVDNFLEAQEVRDLLAVLTHHQEQGTFKKAGIGSSDQFLVDKQVRGDYIRWIEPQHALPPTQVFLNRMDEVMRYINRTCFLGLKDYEFHFTVYPPGTVYKRHIDQFKTNDHRKLSFICYLNEEWLPEHGGNLRLYLPKADGTEEEVDILPIAGRLACFRADLIPHEVLVATRPRYSLTGWMLDQLKELTFL, translated from the coding sequence ATGATGGAAGAACTGGAAGACGAGAGACTGCTGCAGAAGTTTGAGCAGATTGCCGACAGGCTATCAGACAAAGGCTATGCCATTGTGGATAATTTTCTGGAGGCGCAGGAGGTGCGGGACCTGCTGGCGGTGCTGACGCACCACCAGGAGCAGGGCACGTTTAAAAAAGCAGGCATTGGCTCCTCTGACCAGTTTCTGGTGGATAAGCAGGTGCGCGGCGATTATATCCGCTGGATTGAGCCGCAGCACGCGCTGCCGCCCACGCAGGTGTTCCTCAACCGCATGGACGAGGTGATGCGCTATATAAACCGCACCTGCTTTCTGGGCCTGAAAGACTACGAGTTCCACTTCACGGTATATCCGCCGGGCACGGTGTACAAGCGCCACATCGACCAGTTCAAGACCAACGACCACCGCAAGCTTTCCTTTATCTGTTACCTGAACGAAGAATGGCTACCAGAGCACGGCGGCAACCTGCGTTTATATCTGCCCAAGGCTGACGGAACAGAGGAAGAAGTGGATATCCTGCCGATTGCGGGCCGCCTCGCCTGCTTCCGCGCCGACCTGATTCCGCACGAGGTGCTGGTGGCCACCCGCCCCCGCTACAGCCTCACCGGCTGGATGCTGGACCAGCTGAAGGAACTGACGTTTTTGTAA
- a CDS encoding sugar nucleotidyltransferase, whose protein sequence is MKAIIPVAGVGTRLRPHTHTQPKSLVPVADNTILGHIIDKLLGAGVEQFVFVIGYLGEKVESYVRTKYPQIKPEFVVQEPREGLGHALWVARHTYEQEESVLIMLGDAIVDVDLQAVIAAPYSVLGVKKVAKPSLFGVTEVGNDEFITRLVEKPKIPKSNFALVGLYKIVQPQKLIESLAYIISEDIRTQGEFQLTDALMHMVKKGEKMVTWSVDHWFDCGRKETLLEANATLLNRQKLRAKNQDNHYPGCIIIPPVSIGSDCAIYNSIIGPNVAIGDNATIENCILSNSIIGSFSELRYAVMRDSIIGSDASFKGFSHSLNIGDSTEINFGQ, encoded by the coding sequence ATGAAAGCAATCATCCCCGTAGCAGGCGTCGGCACAAGGCTCAGGCCCCACACGCACACGCAGCCGAAGTCGCTGGTGCCTGTGGCAGACAACACTATCCTGGGCCATATCATTGACAAACTGCTGGGGGCGGGCGTCGAGCAGTTCGTGTTCGTGATCGGCTATCTGGGCGAGAAGGTGGAGAGCTACGTACGCACCAAGTACCCGCAGATAAAGCCCGAGTTTGTGGTGCAGGAGCCGCGCGAAGGCCTTGGCCACGCCCTGTGGGTGGCCCGCCACACGTACGAGCAGGAAGAGAGCGTGCTGATTATGCTGGGCGATGCCATCGTGGATGTGGACCTGCAGGCCGTTATTGCGGCGCCTTACTCGGTGCTGGGGGTGAAGAAGGTAGCCAAGCCCTCGCTTTTCGGCGTGACGGAGGTGGGCAACGACGAGTTCATCACCCGGCTGGTGGAGAAGCCGAAAATCCCGAAGTCGAACTTTGCGCTGGTGGGGCTCTACAAGATTGTGCAGCCGCAGAAGCTGATTGAGTCGCTGGCTTATATCATCTCAGAGGATATCCGCACGCAGGGCGAGTTCCAGCTGACGGACGCGCTGATGCACATGGTGAAGAAAGGCGAGAAGATGGTGACCTGGAGCGTGGACCACTGGTTTGACTGCGGCCGCAAAGAGACGCTGCTGGAGGCGAACGCCACCCTGCTGAACCGCCAGAAACTCCGGGCGAAGAACCAGGACAACCACTACCCGGGCTGCATCATCATTCCGCCGGTGAGCATCGGCAGCGACTGTGCCATCTACAACTCCATCATCGGCCCGAACGTGGCCATCGGCGACAACGCCACCATCGAGAACTGCATCCTGAGCAACTCCATCATCGGCTCCTTCTCCGAGCTGCGCTATGCCGTCATGCGCGATTCCATCATTGGCAGCGACGCCTCCTTCAAAGGCTTCAGCCACAGCCTTAACATCGGCGACAGCACCGAGATCAATTTCGGGCAGTAG
- a CDS encoding LemA family protein: protein MKRLFFYLIGFIVLASQSSCGYNSMVAKDESVEAQWANVQNAYQRRADLIPNLVNTVKGAANFEQETLTQVIEARAKATSVNISPDNLTPENIERFQAAQGELSGALSRLLVSVERYPELKANQNFLELQAQLEGTENRISVERRKFNEAVQDYNSYIRSFPRNMIAGMFDFEQKGYFEAEAGAQTAPTVEF from the coding sequence ATGAAAAGACTATTTTTTTACCTGATCGGATTTATAGTACTGGCGTCGCAATCGTCGTGCGGCTACAACTCTATGGTGGCGAAAGACGAGAGCGTGGAGGCGCAATGGGCCAACGTCCAGAATGCTTACCAGCGCCGCGCTGACCTGATACCCAACCTGGTGAACACCGTGAAAGGGGCCGCCAACTTTGAGCAGGAAACCCTGACGCAGGTGATAGAGGCGCGCGCCAAGGCAACCAGCGTGAACATCAGCCCCGACAACCTGACACCTGAGAACATTGAGCGCTTCCAGGCCGCGCAGGGCGAACTGAGCGGCGCTTTGAGCCGCCTGCTGGTGTCGGTGGAACGCTATCCGGAGTTGAAGGCCAATCAGAACTTCCTGGAGTTGCAGGCGCAACTGGAGGGCACCGAGAACCGCATCTCCGTGGAGCGGCGCAAGTTTAACGAGGCGGTGCAGGATTATAACTCCTATATCCGCTCCTTCCCACGCAACATGATAGCCGGCATGTTTGATTTCGAGCAAAAAGGCTACTTCGAGGCCGAGGCCGGCGCCCAGACCGCCCCGACGGTAGAGTTTTAA
- a CDS encoding TPM domain-containing protein: MPKDTITPDDEKQIMAAIAEAEQNTSGEIRVHVESNCEGDVLDRATEVFADLHMHQTKLRNGVLFYVALDDHQFAVLGDAGINAIVPERYWEDITAEVIRHFKQGKYAEGLATGIRMAGEQLKTHFPYNPAGDTNELRDDISFGD, encoded by the coding sequence ATGCCAAAAGACACCATTACCCCAGACGACGAGAAGCAGATTATGGCCGCCATTGCCGAGGCGGAACAGAACACGTCGGGGGAGATTCGGGTGCATGTGGAAAGCAACTGTGAGGGAGATGTGCTGGACCGGGCCACGGAGGTTTTCGCGGACCTGCATATGCACCAGACCAAACTGCGCAACGGCGTGCTGTTTTACGTGGCCCTCGACGACCACCAGTTCGCAGTGCTGGGCGACGCGGGCATCAACGCCATTGTGCCCGAGCGTTACTGGGAGGACATCACCGCTGAGGTCATCAGGCATTTCAAACAGGGAAAGTACGCCGAGGGCCTGGCAACGGGCATCCGGATGGCTGGTGAGCAACTGAAAACGCACTTCCCCTACAACCCGGCAGGAGACACCAACGAACTGAGAGACGACATCTCGTTCGGCGATTAA
- a CDS encoding TPM domain-containing protein, producing the protein MKHLFLFLLLFPFCLTALAQDGDFPPRPDPPRLVNDMADMLSAEEEQALEQKLVNYYDTTSTQIAIVTITSIGGYDANQYAAELGERWGVGSSENDNGLIILVAKDERRVAIQTGYGMEAYIPDALAKRITENTLKPNFQQGAYYKGLNDATNLIIGLASGAYQADPTAQGGEGEGGPSWLFIIIIVILVVFLFSRRGGGGRGGRRYSRTFGGPVFIPGGFGSFRTGGGMFGGGMFGGGGGGGFGGFGGGSFGGGGASSSW; encoded by the coding sequence ATGAAGCACCTCTTTCTATTTCTGCTCCTTTTTCCCTTTTGCCTCACGGCTTTAGCCCAGGACGGTGATTTTCCGCCGCGGCCTGACCCGCCGCGCCTCGTCAACGATATGGCGGACATGCTGAGCGCTGAGGAGGAGCAGGCGCTGGAGCAGAAACTGGTCAACTACTACGACACCACCTCCACCCAGATTGCCATCGTCACCATCACCTCCATCGGGGGCTACGACGCGAACCAGTATGCCGCTGAACTGGGCGAGCGCTGGGGCGTGGGCAGCAGCGAAAACGACAACGGCCTGATTATACTGGTGGCGAAAGACGAGCGCCGCGTGGCTATCCAGACGGGATACGGGATGGAGGCCTATATACCTGACGCACTCGCCAAGCGCATCACGGAAAACACGCTGAAGCCGAACTTCCAGCAGGGCGCGTATTACAAGGGTCTAAACGATGCCACCAACCTGATCATCGGGCTTGCCAGCGGCGCCTACCAGGCTGACCCTACCGCCCAGGGCGGCGAAGGTGAGGGTGGCCCGTCCTGGCTGTTCATCATCATAATCGTCATCCTGGTTGTCTTCCTGTTTTCGAGGAGGGGAGGCGGTGGCCGGGGCGGCAGGAGATATTCCCGCACGTTCGGGGGGCCGGTCTTCATTCCCGGCGGGTTCGGCTCTTTCCGCACGGGCGGCGGCATGTTTGGCGGCGGCATGTTTGGCGGCGGCGGAGGCGGCGGCTTTGGAGGCTTCGGCGGCGGCTCCTTCGGAGGCGGTGGCGCCAGCAGCAGTTGGTAG